One region of Gloeocapsopsis sp. IPPAS B-1203 genomic DNA includes:
- a CDS encoding ATP-dependent Clp protease proteolytic subunit produces MNTPIPLSIPVIQPFLHKDQTFDIYSRLLAERIVFLKGELTEELANLIVAQLLFLDAEDPEKDISLFINSSGGLATAAMTVYDAMKQLRTNVTTICVGTAAAMGAFLLSSGTKGKRYALPHSRIKLQQPTGNTEGNATDIEVAAQEILYLKETLNQILAENTGKTQKQIEVDLNRNLFLSAEEAKKYGLIDNIVTKIP; encoded by the coding sequence ATGAATACTCCCATCCCACTTAGCATTCCAGTCATTCAACCTTTTCTTCATAAAGACCAAACGTTCGATATTTATTCGCGATTACTTGCTGAGCGAATTGTCTTTTTAAAGGGCGAACTAACTGAGGAATTAGCTAACTTAATTGTTGCACAACTACTATTTCTTGATGCTGAAGATCCAGAAAAAGACATCTCCTTATTTATCAACTCTTCTGGAGGTTTAGCAACCGCAGCAATGACAGTTTACGATGCCATGAAACAACTTCGTACAAATGTTACGACAATTTGTGTTGGTACTGCTGCTGCAATGGGTGCTTTTTTACTATCTTCTGGAACTAAGGGCAAAAGATATGCTTTACCACACTCCCGAATTAAATTACAGCAACCAACAGGAAATACTGAAGGAAACGCAACTGATATTGAGGTAGCTGCTCAGGAGATTTTATATCTTAAAGAAACACTGAATCAAATTCTTGCTGAAAATACTGGAAAAACTCAAAAGCAAATTGAAGTTGATTTAAATAGAAATTTATTTCTGAGTGCCGAAGAAGCAAAAAAATACGGCTTAATCGATAATATCGTCACAAAAATACCATGA
- a CDS encoding response regulator transcription factor, with protein MALAKILVVDDDPAIRNLIQRFLSSKNYQVESAEDGKTALTAFEQFNPDLVILDVNLPDVLGYTLCQDMQNRTKVFVLMLTSRADEADKIRGFAQGADDYLTKPFSLGELEVRVAAILKRQRVVTAAEKQRLTFEKLVIDPERREVTLNNQLIPLTALEFDLLRFLASHPGRVWRRAELIQEVWDYDYVGDQRVVDVHIGQIRKKIEIDATQPILIQTVRGVGYKFEAPNLPESNN; from the coding sequence ATGGCTCTTGCCAAGATTCTTGTCGTTGATGACGATCCTGCTATCCGTAATTTAATCCAACGCTTTTTATCAAGCAAGAACTATCAGGTGGAGTCTGCCGAAGATGGCAAGACTGCGTTAACTGCTTTTGAGCAATTTAACCCTGACTTAGTGATTCTTGATGTTAATCTTCCGGATGTACTTGGTTATACTCTTTGCCAAGATATGCAGAATCGCACAAAGGTTTTCGTCTTAATGTTGACGAGTCGAGCTGATGAAGCTGACAAAATTCGGGGATTTGCTCAAGGTGCAGATGACTATCTAACCAAGCCTTTTAGTTTAGGAGAATTAGAAGTCAGAGTTGCTGCTATTTTGAAGCGTCAGCGAGTTGTCACAGCAGCAGAAAAACAGCGCTTGACCTTTGAAAAGCTGGTAATTGATCCTGAGCGTAGGGAGGTGACACTGAATAATCAACTCATTCCTTTAACGGCTCTGGAATTTGACTTGTTGCGTTTTTTAGCTAGCCATCCAGGGCGAGTGTGGCGGCGTGCAGAACTCATTCAAGAAGTTTGGGATTACGATTACGTAGGAGATCAGAGGGTTGTAGACGTGCATATTGGTCAAATACGTAAGAAAATCGAGATTGATGCAACTCAACCTATTTTGATTCAGACTGTTCGTGGTGTTGGTTATAAATTTGAAGCTCCAAATCTCCCAGAGTCGAACAATTAA
- a CDS encoding SRPBCC domain-containing protein has translation MFRVAKLEAFYPYPPEKVWKAIANRSSLAKWLMENDFEPRLGHKFCFQSQLPGLNEVIYCEVLKLVEPYELAYSWQDNVMESPSIVNWILTPVDGGTQLHLEHRGYQQDAIAISQPKRPTQSWQAQLTHQVLVSDRISESQQLGSILLNSYFSGKWEYLINDKLAEVLAQETQDNFALS, from the coding sequence ATGTTCCGAGTCGCAAAATTAGAAGCTTTCTATCCTTATCCGCCAGAAAAAGTTTGGAAGGCGATCGCCAATCGTTCTTCATTAGCAAAATGGTTGATGGAAAACGACTTTGAACCGCGTTTAGGGCACAAGTTTTGTTTTCAATCGCAATTACCAGGGTTAAACGAGGTTATTTACTGCGAAGTACTGAAACTTGTAGAACCATACGAACTTGCTTATTCTTGGCAAGACAATGTGATGGAATCTCCCTCAATTGTGAATTGGATACTTACACCTGTTGACGGCGGTACGCAACTGCATTTAGAACATCGCGGATATCAACAGGATGCGATCGCTATCAGTCAACCTAAACGTCCTACTCAATCTTGGCAAGCACAGCTAACGCATCAAGTCTTGGTAAGCGATCGCATTTCGGAATCCCAACAACTTGGCAGTATTCTCCTCAATTCCTACTTCAGTGGTAAATGGGAATATCTAATCAATGACAAACTTGCGGAAGTTTTGGCACAGGAAACACAAGACAATTTCGCACTTTCTTAA
- a CDS encoding DUF6679 family protein produces the protein MLHRKIYQLCGDGREVCVFLRDQQRWIERARIIDIEGDLVTLRYETEEEDEVCSWEEMVRLESIGAVTQKLASVPRGNAEPLVSEDCPEAERIRRYTDSNPD, from the coding sequence ATGCTACACCGCAAGATTTATCAATTGTGTGGCGACGGGCGTGAAGTATGCGTTTTCTTGCGGGACCAGCAACGCTGGATAGAACGCGCCCGCATCATCGATATCGAAGGGGATTTAGTTACCCTACGTTATGAAACAGAAGAAGAAGACGAGGTTTGTTCTTGGGAAGAAATGGTTCGCCTAGAAAGCATTGGTGCTGTAACTCAAAAACTAGCTTCAGTACCACGCGGCAACGCTGAACCATTAGTTTCTGAAGATTGTCCAGAGGCAGAGCGAATTCGTCGTTATACTGACTCTAATCCTGATTAA
- a CDS encoding NAD-dependent epimerase/dehydratase family protein, whose product MKILIIGGTNFIGPEVVHRLHTMGHEIAVFHRGKTVAELPIGVEEIKSDRTQLPEMKSELQRLSPDVVLDMFAYTEQDALTIMKSFKGIAQRVVAISSMDVYRAYNVLLGKESEIVPVPLTEDSPLRQQLYPFKDMPQRALNAPADYDKILVERVVMSDTDLPGTVIRLPMVYGPKDPLHRLFPYLKRMDENRPAILLPENFAQWRGCYGYVENVAHAIALAVTNPQATGRIYHVADLQVSEIERLSYFGKAAGWQGEVISVPKRYLPAGWNLPFNTKQDWLVDTTRIRQELGYSEVVSQAEALTQTINWERSNPLLEMPQWTGLELLDYVTEDEILSRLSYSQI is encoded by the coding sequence ATGAAAATCTTGATTATAGGAGGAACCAATTTTATTGGTCCAGAAGTAGTGCATCGACTTCATACAATGGGTCATGAGATCGCTGTATTTCATCGAGGAAAAACTGTAGCTGAATTACCAATAGGAGTGGAGGAAATTAAGAGCGATCGCACTCAACTTCCTGAAATGAAAAGCGAGTTGCAGCGTTTATCTCCTGATGTAGTTTTAGACATGTTTGCTTATACTGAGCAAGATGCACTGACCATAATGAAGTCATTTAAAGGCATTGCTCAACGTGTTGTTGCGATTAGTAGCATGGACGTGTATCGTGCCTACAACGTCCTTTTAGGGAAAGAATCTGAGATTGTTCCTGTACCACTCACCGAAGATTCGCCATTGCGTCAGCAACTCTATCCTTTTAAGGATATGCCACAAAGAGCGCTCAACGCTCCGGCTGATTACGACAAAATCTTGGTGGAACGAGTCGTGATGAGCGATACTGATTTACCTGGTACAGTTATCCGCTTACCAATGGTATATGGACCAAAAGACCCATTGCATCGGTTGTTTCCTTATCTAAAAAGGATGGATGAAAATCGTCCTGCAATTTTGTTACCAGAAAATTTTGCTCAATGGCGCGGTTGTTATGGATATGTAGAGAATGTCGCACACGCGATCGCACTCGCAGTTACAAATCCACAAGCCACAGGACGTATCTATCATGTGGCAGATTTACAAGTTTCTGAAATCGAACGGCTTAGTTACTTTGGGAAGGCTGCTGGCTGGCAAGGTGAAGTAATATCTGTTCCTAAACGCTATTTACCAGCAGGTTGGAATTTACCTTTTAATACCAAACAAGATTGGTTAGTTGATACAACACGAATTCGTCAAGAACTCGGTTACAGCGAGGTGGTATCTCAAGCAGAAGCGCTGACACAAACAATTAACTGGGAACGCAGTAACCCGCTGCTAGAAATGCCTCAATGGACAGGATTAGAGTTGTTGGATTATGTTACTGAGGATGAAATTTTATCTCGATTGAGCTACTCTCAGATATAA
- a CDS encoding DNA-3-methyladenine glycosylase: MNSTTLNQIVEPSWLERPSPEVAPDLLGCTLVRKFPDGQLLRGLIVETEAYAVGDPAFHAYQRRTERNAVVFGSAGRSYVYLIYGIYHCFNVVTDVDGVPSAVLIRALQLESLSENASSKPHRIAAGPGKLCLALQINRNLNGSVLQPGEPLWLEHRSPDFQQQLDDRTTAFVQTTRIGLTQGVDLPWRWYIKNCPAVSKT; encoded by the coding sequence GTGAATTCAACTACACTCAATCAGATTGTAGAACCTTCTTGGTTAGAGCGTCCATCTCCTGAAGTTGCGCCAGACCTACTTGGCTGTACGCTTGTACGTAAATTCCCTGACGGACAACTTCTGCGGGGGTTAATTGTGGAAACTGAAGCTTATGCAGTTGGAGATCCGGCGTTTCATGCTTATCAACGACGCACTGAACGTAATGCGGTAGTCTTTGGATCTGCAGGTAGAAGTTATGTTTATCTCATCTACGGGATTTATCACTGTTTCAACGTTGTCACAGATGTTGATGGTGTTCCAAGTGCCGTTTTAATTCGTGCTTTACAACTAGAGTCTTTATCAGAGAACGCATCATCGAAACCTCACCGAATTGCGGCTGGACCTGGAAAATTGTGTCTAGCTTTACAGATTAATCGCAATTTAAATGGTTCAGTTCTTCAACCAGGTGAACCACTGTGGTTAGAACATCGTTCTCCAGACTTTCAACAACAACTTGACGATCGAACTACTGCTTTTGTGCAAACTACCCGCATTGGGCTTACTCAAGGCGTCGATCTACCGTGGCGGTGGTATATCAAAAATTGTCCTGCTGTTTCTAAAACTTGA
- a CDS encoding Nif3-like dinuclear metal center hexameric protein produces the protein MKIAELIAWFEAWANPAWQESWDNCGWQIEPRVLEESARVLVCLTPTLAVMEEAIALKASGNPVNLIFAHHPLIFKPVKSLQTGDAIAEIARLAFHHQIGIYTAHTNFDQVADGTADVLARMLELKHTTPIVETQAGLGYGRVGVLEPTLTLQELLTKIYNQLQPPDLIFSPEANREQTIERLAVLGGSGASFISDVVKTGAQAYLTSDCKFHQFQESRDRGLILIDAGHYATERPACAHLVAKLQDLRLEWVQLSQKDEDFRQFYGKY, from the coding sequence ATGAAAATTGCGGAACTAATCGCTTGGTTTGAAGCATGGGCAAACCCTGCTTGGCAAGAAAGCTGGGATAATTGTGGTTGGCAGATTGAACCTAGAGTTTTAGAAGAGTCAGCACGAGTTCTTGTATGCTTAACTCCAACTCTGGCAGTGATGGAAGAAGCGATCGCCCTCAAAGCATCAGGAAATCCTGTCAACTTAATCTTTGCCCATCATCCTTTAATCTTTAAGCCTGTTAAATCTTTACAAACTGGAGATGCGATCGCCGAAATAGCACGATTGGCATTTCATCATCAAATTGGCATTTACACAGCGCACACGAATTTCGATCAAGTTGCTGATGGTACGGCTGATGTTCTAGCGCGGATGTTAGAACTCAAGCACACTACTCCCATTGTAGAAACGCAAGCAGGGTTAGGATACGGTCGTGTAGGGGTTCTAGAGCCTACTTTAACTTTACAGGAACTTCTTACCAAAATTTACAATCAGCTCCAACCACCTGATCTCATCTTCTCTCCGGAAGCAAACCGAGAGCAAACAATTGAACGTCTAGCAGTGTTAGGTGGTTCAGGGGCTAGTTTTATTTCAGACGTTGTTAAAACTGGTGCACAAGCCTATTTGACTTCTGATTGTAAATTCCATCAATTCCAGGAAAGTCGCGATCGCGGTTTAATTCTCATCGATGCTGGACATTATGCTACTGAACGCCCTGCTTGCGCTCATTTAGTCGCAAAATTGCAAGACTTAAGGCTTGAATGGGTACAATTAAGTCAAAAAGATGAAGACTTTCGGCAATTTTACGGTAAATATTAA
- a CDS encoding metalloregulator ArsR/SmtB family transcription factor has translation MRGDIFYAIADPTRRAILDRLRDGEQPVKQLAEPFAMSLPAISQHLQILCEVGLVTQRRLGRQRIYQLNPEPLQEVKNWVSHYEFWQEKLDNLGEYLEESCSESQN, from the coding sequence ATGCGAGGAGATATTTTTTATGCGATCGCCGATCCGACACGTCGGGCAATTTTAGATCGCCTGCGAGATGGAGAACAACCTGTAAAACAACTTGCAGAACCTTTTGCAATGTCTTTACCTGCAATTTCGCAGCATTTACAGATTTTGTGTGAGGTAGGTTTAGTTACTCAACGGCGCTTAGGGCGTCAGCGGATATATCAACTCAATCCCGAACCATTGCAAGAAGTGAAAAATTGGGTTTCACATTACGAATTTTGGCAAGAGAAACTCGATAACCTGGGTGAATATCTGGAGGAGTCATGTTCCGAGTCGCAAAATTAG
- a CDS encoding DUF2811 domain-containing protein codes for MNSTVSILTEIPEELHESLKNYLESHPTWDQDRVFTAALSLFLLQNGNGDRRAARVYLESLFHHCN; via the coding sequence ATGAACTCTACAGTTAGTATCCTGACCGAAATTCCTGAAGAACTACATGAATCACTCAAAAACTACTTAGAAAGTCATCCTACCTGGGATCAAGATCGCGTATTCACTGCTGCGTTATCGTTATTTTTGCTCCAAAATGGCAATGGCGATCGCCGTGCTGCTAGAGTCTACCTCGAAAGCTTGTTCCATCACTGCAACTAG
- the rsmA gene encoding 16S rRNA (adenine(1518)-N(6)/adenine(1519)-N(6))-dimethyltransferase RsmA — translation MVKPRRALAQHWLKNEKALNQIVTAAAITTHDRILEIGPGTGVLTRRLLPLAESVVAVEIDSDLCELLAKKLGNTENFLLLQGDFLEIDLPTLLTPFPNFRSPNKVVANIPYNITGPILEKLLGTIANPNPQPFDSIVLLVQKEVADRLYAKPGSKTFGALSVRVQYLAECEFIYHVSAKSFYPPPKVDSAVVRLRPRQLQSLPLNPQHLETLVQIGFGAKRKMLRNNLKAIVERDRLTELLENLEINPQARAEDLSVNQWISLSNQLEAVLATN, via the coding sequence ATGGTAAAACCGCGCAGGGCCCTTGCGCAGCATTGGCTCAAAAATGAAAAAGCCCTCAACCAAATTGTCACAGCAGCCGCAATCACAACACACGATCGCATCCTCGAAATCGGTCCTGGAACCGGCGTATTAACTCGTCGCCTATTACCGCTAGCCGAATCAGTAGTCGCTGTAGAAATCGACTCTGATTTATGCGAATTGTTAGCTAAAAAGCTGGGAAATACTGAAAACTTCTTACTCCTACAAGGCGATTTCCTAGAAATAGATTTACCCACTTTATTAACTCCCTTCCCTAACTTTCGCTCACCCAATAAAGTAGTCGCAAATATTCCCTACAACATCACTGGACCAATTCTTGAAAAACTACTCGGAACAATCGCAAACCCCAATCCTCAACCCTTTGACTCGATCGTACTGCTCGTTCAAAAAGAAGTCGCCGATCGCTTGTACGCTAAACCAGGGTCAAAAACTTTTGGCGCACTATCTGTCCGCGTCCAATACTTAGCCGAATGTGAATTCATCTACCACGTATCAGCAAAAAGCTTTTATCCACCACCAAAAGTAGACTCTGCTGTTGTTAGATTGCGTCCGCGACAACTACAATCGTTACCACTAAATCCACAACATCTAGAAACTCTAGTCCAAATCGGGTTTGGTGCAAAACGCAAAATGTTACGAAATAATTTAAAAGCGATTGTGGAACGCGATCGCTTAACTGAACTACTAGAAAATTTAGAAATCAATCCCCAAGCCCGCGCCGAAGACCTCAGCGTCAATCAATGGATATCCTTAAGTAATCAACTAGAAGCGGTTCTAGCCACTAATTAA
- the ispE gene encoding 4-(cytidine 5'-diphospho)-2-C-methyl-D-erythritol kinase, whose product MHSYSLIAPAKINLYLEIIGDRPDGYHALAMILQSINLADQINIRAASTDTIRVRCEHPQVPTDKSNLAYKAAALMANQFPNAFAQHGGVEITINKQIPVAAGLAGGSTNAAAVLVGIDLLWELGLTQSELEELAGQLGSDVPFCIAGGTAIATGRGNELSPLPNLDHLYVVLGKYRSLAVSTAWAYQTYRQQFGDSYLTDTHSLTSRASAVHSGAIVKAIIRKDGVQIAEKLHNDLERVVLPEYPQVAQLRQVFQEAGGNGTLMSGSGPTVFTLCESYEQAQQVKQYVRSAIPNPDLELWLAQTCSTGIQIATSTK is encoded by the coding sequence ATGCATTCTTATTCACTCATTGCACCTGCCAAAATTAATTTATATTTAGAAATCATCGGCGATCGCCCCGATGGATACCATGCCTTGGCAATGATCCTCCAAAGCATCAACTTAGCCGATCAAATCAATATCCGCGCTGCAAGTACAGATACAATCCGCGTTCGCTGCGAACATCCTCAAGTCCCTACCGATAAAAGTAACTTAGCGTATAAAGCAGCAGCATTAATGGCAAACCAATTTCCCAATGCTTTTGCGCAGCATGGTGGTGTAGAAATCACAATCAACAAACAAATTCCTGTCGCTGCTGGATTAGCAGGAGGATCGACAAACGCCGCCGCTGTGTTAGTCGGAATCGATTTATTGTGGGAACTAGGACTCACGCAATCTGAACTCGAAGAACTCGCCGGACAACTTGGTTCAGATGTTCCCTTTTGTATTGCAGGTGGAACAGCGATCGCTACAGGGAGAGGTAACGAACTTTCGCCATTACCAAACTTAGATCATTTATATGTCGTCCTAGGAAAATATCGCAGCCTTGCAGTTTCTACAGCATGGGCTTACCAAACCTATCGACAGCAATTTGGTGACTCTTACTTAACCGACACCCACAGCCTAACCTCACGCGCCTCAGCAGTCCACTCTGGAGCAATCGTCAAAGCGATCATCCGTAAAGATGGTGTGCAAATTGCTGAAAAACTCCACAATGATTTAGAGCGTGTCGTGTTACCAGAGTATCCCCAAGTTGCACAGCTACGGCAAGTGTTTCAGGAAGCTGGAGGTAATGGTACTCTGATGTCCGGTTCAGGTCCTACAGTATTTACTTTATGCGAGTCGTACGAGCAAGCACAACAAGTAAAGCAGTATGTGAGAAGTGCAATTCCCAATCCAGATCTGGAACTCTGGTTAGCCCAAACGTGTAGTACAGGTATTCAAATAGCCACTAGTACTAAGTAA
- a CDS encoding MBL fold metallo-hydrolase, translating into MSERIPTASRPAGETSSELECFPYSVHHADEGMCLLVRMGPYRILLDCGIEDISILKKGKRSPPADLVLCTHAHPDHAQGLLALHQAFPSLPIYASEATTQLLPLNWLGTNQIPQFCQALPWRSPVEFQDGLSAELFPAGHLPGAAAILLTYTTPQRTYSVLYTGDFFLSNSRLVEGMPLEELRGLKPDVLIIEGSYGTARHPHRRNQENQLAERINRAIAQGYCVLMPTPTLGIGQEILMLLRSHHSFTGRDLDIWVDGMVAAGCDAYLEMLPQLPAAVQNFARHQPLFWDERVRPRMRRITPQQRADVGNPCIVITDESADLQQYCQPKTGPWLILLPEKPGRLLPHPQSLPELVPQSSSLVPTTIVETYLLAQHSDGPGITQLIHNLRPQHVIFVHGSPAYLADLTGLDELQNRYHLHSPASGTIVDLPVGDTFIQPAAPETNYEGELNELGTVITITLPEAIIADPRWRVFADTGLVEARWQGEELVIRGLSQRELLNQTSDRLIASEISCCATCKFQRGQRCLNQASPLFGFKVTPEGYCPAYERNNEE; encoded by the coding sequence ATGAGCGAACGTATACCTACAGCCTCCCGTCCTGCTGGAGAAACAAGTTCCGAACTAGAGTGTTTCCCATACAGCGTTCATCATGCTGATGAAGGCATGTGCTTACTAGTACGGATGGGACCATATCGTATTTTACTTGACTGTGGTATTGAAGATATTTCGATCCTAAAAAAAGGCAAGCGATCGCCACCAGCCGATTTGGTTTTGTGCACTCACGCGCATCCCGATCACGCCCAAGGCTTACTCGCCCTACATCAAGCTTTTCCTTCATTACCTATCTACGCCAGCGAAGCGACAACGCAATTATTACCCCTCAACTGGTTAGGAACAAACCAGATTCCGCAGTTTTGTCAAGCATTACCGTGGCGATCGCCTGTGGAGTTTCAAGATGGGTTGAGTGCGGAGTTGTTTCCGGCGGGACATTTACCAGGTGCAGCCGCAATTTTACTGACTTACACCACACCACAGCGCACATATTCAGTACTCTACACAGGTGACTTTTTCTTATCTAACTCGCGGTTAGTTGAAGGAATGCCTTTAGAGGAATTGCGCGGGTTGAAGCCAGATGTATTAATTATTGAAGGTAGTTACGGTACAGCAAGACATCCGCATCGGCGAAATCAAGAAAATCAACTAGCAGAACGGATCAATCGCGCGATCGCTCAAGGATATTGTGTTTTGATGCCAACTCCAACGCTGGGAATTGGACAAGAAATTCTCATGCTACTGCGGAGTCATCACAGCTTCACCGGTCGCGATTTAGATATTTGGGTTGATGGTATGGTTGCTGCTGGCTGCGATGCTTACCTAGAAATGCTACCTCAACTACCTGCAGCAGTGCAAAACTTTGCTCGCCATCAACCATTATTTTGGGACGAACGGGTACGTCCCCGAATGCGCAGAATAACACCGCAGCAGCGGGCTGATGTCGGCAATCCCTGCATCGTTATCACTGATGAAAGCGCGGATTTACAACAATATTGCCAACCCAAAACAGGTCCTTGGCTGATTCTCCTACCAGAGAAGCCAGGGCGTTTGCTTCCCCATCCTCAATCATTGCCAGAATTAGTACCTCAATCTTCCTCGTTAGTACCGACAACTATTGTAGAAACATATTTACTCGCACAGCACAGTGATGGTCCTGGAATTACGCAACTGATTCATAACTTAAGACCACAACACGTTATTTTCGTGCATGGTTCGCCTGCATATCTCGCAGATCTGACTGGTTTAGATGAACTGCAAAATCGCTACCATTTACATTCTCCAGCAAGTGGCACAATTGTAGATTTACCAGTTGGCGATACCTTTATCCAACCAGCAGCGCCAGAAACGAACTATGAAGGTGAACTAAATGAGTTGGGCACAGTAATCACAATTACACTACCGGAAGCAATTATTGCCGATCCTCGTTGGCGTGTTTTTGCAGATACAGGATTAGTTGAAGCCCGTTGGCAAGGTGAAGAATTAGTTATTCGTGGTTTGTCACAGCGCGAGTTACTTAATCAAACAAGCGATCGCTTAATCGCTAGCGAGATTAGTTGCTGCGCTACCTGTAAATTTCAGCGCGGACAGCGCTGTTTAAATCAAGCGTCTCCTCTATTCGGGTTTAAGGTGACACCAGAAGGTTACTGCCCTGCTTATGAGCGCAATAATGAAGAATAG
- a CDS encoding integrase, which translates to MPSQQFNSYDPRQAKWNGISIDKWQPSDWKQWKPNAGKDETAKLEREYLRIKYAIAQANTALSIDRVKVKLKLTTAKSIGLQGTFPCKPGDLGKNGSFNKQYTISLGFSASDAGIKTAVAKARELDLLLMTKQFQWTPELLGKQAQKIALPHDAAKPISELIQEYEREFWKTHEKNRQGFRTWETHYLRHLKKLPQDVTLTQKALEQALESVPPNTSTRYYLAWQLKKFCEFCGVDGNKIIYSYTTPQPLPSLRKIPTDEEIIQGFDTIGTPLSPYASKENLTQPEQWQWVYGMLATYGLRPHELFAVDLKAFTAPSNIFHLVTLDPSLTGGTKTGERTCGIPPLHPQWVELFDLKNVNPYTGGTLNNKTARIHIRFRTTDIGFKPYDLRHAYALRGHRLRIPIKTMADYMGHTVQEHTKTYQRWMNEDTNLEIYKEIVIQKVNTQEALKVRVDELEVENAVLKAEIKTLREIVIKHQLGKLLS; encoded by the coding sequence ATGCCAAGCCAGCAATTTAATTCTTACGATCCGCGTCAAGCCAAATGGAATGGTATTTCTATTGATAAATGGCAACCATCCGACTGGAAGCAATGGAAACCAAATGCGGGAAAAGACGAGACGGCGAAACTAGAACGCGAGTATCTGAGGATTAAGTATGCGATCGCTCAAGCAAACACTGCATTAAGTATCGATCGAGTAAAAGTTAAACTCAAGCTAACTACAGCTAAATCGATTGGGTTGCAAGGTACTTTTCCTTGTAAACCTGGCGATCTTGGTAAAAATGGAAGTTTCAACAAACAATACACAATTTCCTTGGGGTTTTCTGCAAGTGATGCTGGTATAAAAACGGCTGTCGCCAAAGCACGGGAATTAGATCTACTGTTAATGACAAAGCAATTTCAGTGGACGCCAGAACTCTTAGGCAAGCAAGCTCAAAAAATTGCATTACCACATGATGCTGCAAAACCGATTAGTGAATTAATTCAAGAATACGAGCGAGAATTTTGGAAGACTCACGAAAAAAATCGCCAAGGATTCCGTACTTGGGAAACTCATTATCTACGACATCTCAAAAAACTTCCTCAAGATGTTACCTTAACTCAAAAAGCCTTAGAACAAGCCTTAGAATCAGTTCCACCCAATACCTCAACAAGGTATTATTTAGCTTGGCAACTCAAAAAGTTTTGTGAGTTTTGTGGTGTTGATGGTAATAAGATTATTTATTCGTATACTACTCCTCAACCATTACCAAGTCTTCGCAAAATCCCTACTGATGAAGAGATCATTCAAGGTTTTGATACAATAGGAACTCCTCTATCACCCTACGCTAGTAAAGAAAATCTGACACAACCTGAACAGTGGCAATGGGTATATGGAATGTTGGCGACTTATGGTTTAAGACCTCATGAATTATTTGCTGTAGATCTCAAAGCTTTCACTGCTCCATCAAATATATTTCATTTAGTTACACTCGATCCTAGTCTTACTGGTGGTACGAAAACAGGCGAACGTACGTGTGGAATTCCACCATTGCATCCTCAGTGGGTTGAGTTATTTGATTTAAAAAACGTGAATCCCTACACAGGAGGAACTTTAAATAACAAAACTGCGAGGATTCACATTCGGTTTAGAACGACTGATATAGGTTTTAAACCTTATGATTTGCGCCACGCCTATGCTTTGCGCGGACATCGCTTGCGTATCCCAATTAAGACTATGGCTGATTATATGGGACATACGGTACAAGAGCATACGAAAACCTATCAAAGATGGATGAATGAAGATACAAACTTAGAAATTTATAAAGAAATAGTTATTCAAAAGGTAAATACTCAAGAAGCACTCAAAGTCAGGGTAGATGAATTAGAGGTCGAAAATGCTGTTCTCAAAGCTGAAATTAAGACCTTGAGGGAAATAGTTATCAAACATCAGCTTGGTAAACTACTAAGTTAA
- a CDS encoding DUF3082 domain-containing protein yields the protein MNNQDKTDTKPTNTTTQTPTPLRCLTGSLISGGLAIALYSLTAAIAQTFAAKPIHSDNPAVINIASAVRTLVVGMTALGTGIFGLVALGLIGLAIQILIQQATKKGSPS from the coding sequence ATGAATAACCAAGATAAGACTGATACTAAACCTACAAATACCACAACACAGACACCAACTCCGCTGCGTTGTTTAACAGGCTCTCTCATTTCTGGGGGACTTGCGATCGCACTATATTCACTCACCGCTGCGATCGCCCAGACTTTTGCCGCTAAGCCTATTCATTCTGATAATCCGGCAGTAATTAACATTGCCTCCGCAGTTCGTACCTTGGTAGTTGGAATGACTGCATTGGGGACTGGAATATTTGGTTTAGTCGCCCTAGGCTTAATTGGCTTAGCAATTCAAATTCTAATTCAGCAAGCCACCAAAAAAGGTTCACCTAGTTAA